One window of Longimicrobium sp. genomic DNA carries:
- a CDS encoding ABC transporter ATP-binding protein — translation MADQALPLAVRGLRKKYRRGVVLDGVGFEVRPGEAVALLGANGSGKSTLIGCVTGDRLPDRGEVRLCGVDPFADPVAAAACTGYVPEQPFLYPELTVAEMLRFVAAARGLDPAASQREAGRLLELLGLGGAEGTLCRELSQGMGRKTAIAAALLHAPRMLLLDEALNGLDRPSAERLVAELDARRAAGAAVLLSSHDLDFVAGWCGRGLLLAEGARWTLLEGAAWNEWRRAPTLHVDPQPA, via the coding sequence GTGGCGGACCAGGCGCTTCCCCTCGCCGTGCGCGGCCTGCGCAAGAAGTACCGGCGCGGCGTGGTGCTGGATGGCGTGGGCTTCGAGGTGCGCCCCGGCGAGGCGGTGGCGCTCCTGGGCGCGAACGGCTCCGGCAAGTCGACGCTGATCGGCTGCGTGACCGGCGACCGGCTCCCGGACCGCGGCGAGGTGCGGCTCTGCGGCGTCGACCCGTTCGCCGACCCGGTGGCCGCGGCGGCGTGCACGGGCTACGTCCCCGAGCAGCCGTTCCTCTACCCGGAGCTGACGGTGGCGGAGATGCTGCGCTTCGTGGCCGCCGCGCGCGGGCTGGACCCGGCGGCGTCGCAGAGGGAGGCCGGGCGGCTGCTGGAGCTGCTGGGCCTCGGCGGCGCGGAGGGGACGCTCTGCCGCGAGCTGTCGCAGGGGATGGGGCGGAAGACGGCGATCGCCGCTGCGCTGCTGCACGCCCCGCGGATGCTGCTGCTGGACGAGGCGCTCAACGGCCTCGACCGCCCCTCGGCGGAGCGGCTGGTGGCCGAGCTGGACGCGCGCCGCGCCGCCGGGGCCGCCGTGCTCCTCTCCAGCCACGACCTGGACTTCGTGGCCGGGTGGTGCGGCCGCGGCCTCCTCTTGGCCGAGGGCGCGCGCTGGACCCTGCTGGAAGGCGCCGCGTGGAACGAGTGGCGCCGTGCGCCGACGCTGCACGTGGACCCTCAACCCGCGTAG